The Oncorhynchus mykiss isolate Arlee chromosome 14, USDA_OmykA_1.1, whole genome shotgun sequence genome segment TTTATTAAAAAGAAGAATACAATACCATTGTATGTACAAGTAAAAACAATACGTTACACAGAAACTGTTGCGTTGTATGTCGGGCAAGACAAATATTCTAATATACTAGGGTTCGAGAAAGCTTTTTAGTAAAGTAAGGCAACAATTAGCTTGAAGGTTTGACTTTTGAGTGAACCATTGCTAGCAGTTTAAATCAACGTGTTGTTGGATAGTCGGCATGTCTATTTATACCATATTGAGATCAATGAATGTCTAGTCTGTTTAAACCTGGTGTGGTGTATAGTGACAAAGAAGCAAGACATAGTGAACACTGTGGCAGATGATTTCATTATGGTATTATGGAAAATTGCATTAAACTGAGAATAAATGTGATAATAAATGTGAATAAGTGCTGAGCTGCAAAGACAGCAATCTTAAAATTGAGTTGTCATGATGCTGTCTGTTTCCAgtattagggctgttttcctaaagcatttagaacatgtttttttttcttaccACGATACTTCTGAATGTTGCGATACTGGTATTGTGACAAACCAAATCTCAAAGTGTGGTTAAAAAAATAAGACATGAAGGCTTCAGCAATCAGTGATGCCATGTAGTCTTCATCTAGTGCTAGCACAGAAATTCTGACCTGGAACTGTCACTCCTGTATGTCATTTGTGAGTCAATGCTGGACCTGGAGAAGAGGAGCATCCTCTCTTGGGATTCCTCGGTCTGCCTGTGGGTCCACAATTCACTGGGATTAGCGTTCAAGGTCCTCTGCTTCATCGACAGCGTCTCAAACTTCAAATACGTGTCTTTAGACAGCTCGTCGTCCAAACCTGGCACACTGCCCTGGCAGTAGAGTGAGAGGATCTTGTAGACCAGCAGACCGATGACAGGTAAAGCCACGGCGCAGGCAATGCCGCTGATGAGCATCAGCAGCTGGTTCTCGGCATCGTCCTCAACAATGTCCAGGGTGAAGAAGTTGATGCAGGGGTCTATCCCCGCCGCACTTCCCTTGGCAACCAGACAAACCTGGTACCTCATTCCAGAAGTTAAGCCTTCGAGAAGGACCTTGCCACTCCCGGCATCAGTATCCATTGTCCTTTTGGAGTCGTCCTCATCGTCGTAAGTAGAGTACACAACGGTGAGAGGGGCATCGCTCGGCAAACCGTCTGCCGTCCAGAGTAGAACTGCGCTGTCCGCCGTTTCCTCCACGATCTCGAGATCTTGGACAGACTTAGAAGCGTCCTTCTTTTTGCTCTGATCCGCCGCCAGCATCCTGTCGCTGCCTTGCTGGATCTTGGATGGTTTGGGTGGGGCTTTCTGCTGCACATTGCTGGGCATGAGTTTCTTCTTGGTGGGAACGGGTGGCAGTGTGGTCGTggctggggtggtggtggtaatcAGAGTGCTAGGGGAGTTGGAGAAGTCAGTTGACGGAGCAGAGGATGTTGTGGATGGGCTATTCCCTCCAGCCTCTCCATTGGACCTCTGTGGGGGCATGGTTGTAGCGACATAACCTGCCACAGACAGGCTGATGGCAGCCTCTGCATTACCGGCGAAGTTCTTAGCCTTGCAGCTGTACTCCCCGTCGTCTTTGTACGAGATCCCATTTAGGCTGATGATTGACCATCGGACACCTTCTCCCGGAGACTCCTGGACAACTGTAGGTAGATCATGAAAATGCCAAGACTTAGTAATCGCCAAGATATAGACATTCTTTAAATGAAACACAAAGATCAACTGTAGAGTAAAAGCAAATCCTATCAAATCAATTTCGAAATAATCTAAAACTATTTTTAATAACCATGTTGAATAAGACACTATATTCCTTTTCTTAAAATAAAAAGGTCTCACTGTTGATACCTGTGTTGTTGACAGGTGAGCCATCTGAAGTGGTCCAGATTAGGGTAGGTGTGGGGTAACCCGTGGCATCACAGCGCAGAAGCACATTGCTGCCCAACGAGGCTGTAATCTTGGTGGCTGACATCATGACAGACGGTTTGAGACATTGGTCCAGCTCTGCCCTTTGGAACATAACCCCTGCCAGGTTCTCAGGCCCACTGCAAGACAGGAACTGATCCATTAGTACCACTGATGTGTCAGACATTTTGGAGAGCTCGATCAGCTTGGAGATCCTGCAGTCGCAGATCCACGGGTTGTCCTGAATACCTGGAGGGGACAAGAGAGGAAATGTTTGTGATAGTTATGCTAAATAAAATGTACATTAATATTTGTAAAAAGGTTAGGAACATGCAGTGCTTCAGAGATGAGGAACATGCTAACAATTATCAATGCTAATAGTAATTTGGCTGCGAATGTAAACAAACTCAAAGAGTGGATCCCAGTCTCTCCTAGCTGATACACAAATTATACAAATGGTAGCACTTTACTACAACTCCATGTAACAAATAATTTATAATTGATTGGTAAAAAGTTTATTCATAATTTACTAATCATTACTCCATTCATAAGATGTTTAATATTGTCCCATATAAACAATCATTAGTTAAGGCTTTTCGCATGGCAAATAAAAAGGGTGTCTGCTTTGCCCTATAGTTGCACACGcatcggttttgttgctaaacaaccaatgGCATGTCTGTCTTTTTGTGAGAAATTCCACTGGTCACTCAAAAAATGTATAAAGTATTTATAAAGTATAAATAGAACACACATTAGGCCACGCAAAAGACTGCTAAATGGTTAATACATGGTTTATAAGGACCTATATTTAACATGTCATAAATTATCTTATGAATCATTATTAAACACTTTGATAGTTGTTTGTAAATGTGTGAATAACTGGGTTACTGACGTTGACAAATGTGGGAGTAAAGATGAataaacagtggtgtaaagtacttcaataaaaatactttaaagtactacttaagtagtattagggtatctgtacttgactttactattcatatttttgacaacttttacttttactccactacattcctaaagacgtAATGTACTTATTACtcccatacattttctctgacacccaaaagtactcgctaCATTTCAAATTCTCAGGCAAAcagaaaaatggtccaattcatgcaccaATATAATgcgttgtcatccctactgcctctgatctggcagactcactaaatgcaaatactgcatttgtaaatgatatctgagtgttggagtgtgcccctggctgtccgtaaataaaatacaaaaaaataaaatatcctgctatctggtttgcttaatgtaagaaatttgatgtatagcatttacttgagtacatttaaaaccagattcTATTTGATatttactcaagtattattttaccttgtgactttcacttttacttgagtcattttctaataaggtatctttacttttatgcTATGAATTCCATGTTCATCTATTTTCCCACCAAAATTAAAGAAAAAAAACTATACACTGTTAATTTTCTGTACAGCTAGCATGTGTAACTTAGTGTTTTCATTCAGTtgtgagtggcgcagcggtctaagccactgcatcccagtgctagaggtgtcagtacagacaccctggtttgaatccaggctgtatcacaaccggccgtgattgggagtcccagcatcgtccgggtttggccggtgtaggccatcattgcaaataagaatttgttcttaactgacttgcctatttaaaaaatatatataggtaTGAATACAGTCGTTACAACTGAGCCATCCTTCTATTACCCTAATAATGGGATTTCCCAGACCGAGGGTCAGACGTGTCAAATTTGGAGTCATATCATCTCTTACAAATGACATTAAGTTACTAGCATGTTACATGTGTGTGAAAGGAGGGTAGAGACACTttcccagaacacacacacagacacacaagctaACGGAAGCACAGctactgtacaaacacacactcaaacacatatacaatcgctctctcgctctctctctctctctctctctctctctctctctctctcactcactcactcactcactcactcactcactcactcactcactcactcactcactcactcactcactcactcactcactcactcactcactcattcactcattcactcacatgcacgctcacacacatacacacacacacacacacacgcatgtggaAGTGCATGTGTATTGTGGAAACCCCTTATCCTTAACCAGATTAGTTGTACTTAACTGGGGACAACCCAAACACAAACTCTAAACCTGGTGTTGACTTTCTTCCCAGAATACCAAAGTGTTGTATCCTGTTCTTTTAAAGGAGCAATTTGTAGTTGTTATATTTTTGCACTTCTGAATGAATGATGTACAGTctaccattgattcttgaagaattttACTTATAAATActccatgagcttagttcaattgTCTTACCCCATAAAACCCCTAAATATAAGCTGTTTTTGCTCAATTGTTTGTAAACACTTTAATTTTAGACAAACACTGTAttgcctcaacatggttaaaattATATTGTGTCCATGTGGGCTCTGCTATGTCCATGTGGGCTCTGCTATGTCCACGTGGGCTCTGCTATGTCCATGTGGGCTGTGCTATGTCCATGTGGGCTCTGCTATGTCCACGTGGGCTCTGCTATGTCCATGTGGGCTCTGCTATGTCCATGTGGGCTCTGCTATGTCCATGTGGGCTCTGCTATGTCCACGTGGGCTCTGCTATGTCCACGTGGGCTCTGCTATGTCCATGTGGGCTCTGCTATGTCCATGTGGGCTCTTCTATGTCCATGTGGGCTCTGCTATGTCTATGTGGGCTGTGCTTTGTCCACGTGGGCTCTGCTATGTCCATGTGGGCTCTGCTATGTCGGTAAAACCTCTCGTTCTCTCAAACAGAGAATTAGTGAACAGAAAAGTTCAATCAGGAGAAACAACAGGGATTATCCAGTCACAGTACATTTCAATGACCTGAAGCATGACATTTCTACctttagattttgtggcatagagaaagttaagatatcagacaAGGGAGGTGATATTCATAATACTCTGAGTAAAAGAAAAGGTTttgggattttcaccctccagacattatttcctaaaggacttaatgatgtcatgttgtgaatttgaacatgaattATGTGCCTATTTAAGATTACTCTGTTGTTCGTACGATGTACCCAATGACTAATGAAAACTTGctatgtcctcattgtggttttacagacgtgtttcATATGTCTTATTTATACACTTTtgtaatatttatgaaatgcatattgCTATATTTGGTAGCACTTGTTTTTTTTCCCTTCGCCTCCAACCCCCTTCGATGTGTGGAACAGATGTgggtggggctaggtctacataatggtgcaaattttaaaaaattcacaaaagctctgacgaaggctgtgaggccgatacgtaaacttattaaagatcagtgatactatcaagagcagtatgcggtttcctttttcctttttCCTAAAACTATATTGTgacatcatggatggtcagtcattccatccatagctctgtctatgaatttgagagtgttgacatttctccagccccattccTCAGCTTTTACCAAAACCATGGTGGGGTgtacactttgttattgtttgaactgcagattgaatgctgattggctgacagaacCTCCGGTTTATAATAGCAaaaaggcaccttgggggtttgtgatgtatggccaatataccacggctaagggctgtatccataACAATACCcgatagccgtggtatattggccatataccacacccctcatGCCTTTTAGTTTAATTCTATCATGTGATGGTACGGGAAGAGTCTATATTCTGTACATGGGATGTTATGTGTCTTCCTTAGGGATAGGCTGATCTTGTTTCTCCTTCCAGTACGCCAGTGAATAGAACAAGCTTTTTCAGCATGGATAAGCTAGCTGGTCCTTAACATCCCATGAACATTATTTCACTCCTCAAGCTAGTTCtcagacagagtgaaagagagagtattTTCTTAAAGATGGACAATCGTCACTTATAATCAATTCTATACTTCATTCATAAAGAACACTGTACATGTGATTTGTTTTAGGAATGCCCTTTAACAAGTCCCGGTTTATTTATTGATGTACATATTTGTTTGTCTTGTATCCGAATGCTCTctacaatgtactgtatatgtcggTTTGTACATCAGCGTTCTACTCAGCATCTGGCATGCAAATGAAAACCTGGGTACATCTGAGGGCCTGCTTACACCTTCCCACATTCTGTGAGATTCAGTGTGAAGCCCAAAATACATGGCATGCTTGTACAAATCAAAGCATGGAAAGATAACTAATTAGATTTGTCAAAGCCAAAGTTTAGAAAGGGACTATCATTGCATGATAACTTTAACTCCCTGCTGCTTATGAGGTGGATCTAAAATAGGTTGCCCTGCTAACCTGCAGCTACAGCACATAGAAGTCCAAGCGTTGTGGACGTGTAGGTGATAGTCTATTGATAGTTTGCTGAGCATCTATAGATAGATTTTCCAAATAAAGAGCAGCCCAAATATGTTTTGGAACCTCAATGTGAAGGTGGAAATATGCCTTTGGGTTAAATGTAACCGTCACTAAGTAAACACATTGCGTTACAGTCCAGGTGCCAGACAAAAAGTGACATCACGTTGAGGTGTTGTCATAACAATTGCCATGGATTTCATGTATGTACAACTTCCTAATGTTCGTCAGCAAACGCCCTTTACGGCTACGTAACAACCCAAAACTCCTACGCAGACCAGTGCCATGTTCTGTTATCACCAAACACTGCTTTAGTGCAGGGGTGGCCAACCCACCTCCTGGAGAGCCACTGTGAGTTCAGGGTTTTGCTCCAGACCTGCTCTAACATGTGGGTCAGCTAATCTCAGGTGTGTCCTCCTGAAGAGTAGCTGATCAGTAGAAGCACGTGTTGTAGTCAGGGCAAAAGCCGGCAAAaccagtacagatgtaggatcttaatttgctacagcaggaaaataattatgcagcaacaggaaatgtaatGTGAATTATTATTAATTGACATTTTGTAGGGGTAAATCATTTTTTTGTAAAGGAAAATCAAGTCATAGATTTCTAATggaaaattacaaacttcagaactctttttaaaactcaaatacactacaagtttggatCTACGTGGATCTTATTTTGATCACCCCGATGCTTATTTGATCACCCTGCATTGCAGCGTTCCTGCAATGCAGGGTGATCAAATAAGCATCGGGGTGATCAaaataagatcctacatctgtagctctTGAGGGTGAAAGGTTGTGCACCCCTGCCCAAAGTCCTAACCTTAAACCCTCAGCCCCACATAACCCACTCACACTTCATTATCAGTTCTCTTACCGAGCACCACTTTCTGGGACAGGCTGGAGGAGACGGGCATTCCATTGAACGGCGGCCAGATATCCACGAGGTCCGAAGACAGAGTGGTCAACTTGTTGCTGGAGATATCCAGGTAGGTGATGTTGACCAGGTACGGGATAGCCTCCATGGCCACGCTGGTCAAGCGGTTGTTGTGAAGATCCAGCGTCCTCAGACTAGGCATCTCCTTTAGGGACTCCCAGGGGAAGGTGGAGATCAGGTTCCCGTCCAGCCGCAGTTCGTGGAGGACCTTGAGGTTGTAGAAGGCGGCGGCGTCCACAGAGGAGATAGAGTTGTAGGTGATCCACAGGTAGCGCAGGTCGTTCAGGTAGTAGAAGGCCTCGGTGGGGATGCGCCTCACGCCTGTCTTCTCTACCCGCAGTTTGACCGTATCCACAGGGACATTTACGGGGATGTCGGACATGTCTGGGTCATCACACAGCACAGATCTGAGAGGAACAAAATACTTTGGCTCagtttaaatatataaaaaaatgtacttcccCCTTTCATGGAGTTATCACTCTTCTGGACAGGTCAAAGCTAGAGTTCCATTACATAGCGTTCACCTATCCAGTCCAGTCAGATCACTGATTACCATTCAGAAGGGGTTGGAAGGTTATTCAGTTCTTGTTCTTGAGAACCACATGGTGTTGTTCCGGCCCAGTAGCCTTCTAAACCACCTGATTCATCTGATCATCTAGCCCTTAATAGCTTGAGTCATGTGCGTTAATGCTGGGCTGGGACAAAAGCCTAGAAAACGGACCATGATTGAAGAGCTCTGCACTTTGTGTTTCCATTTCCACAATTCATGTCTTACATACTTATTACATACATACTTATGGGACTTTAGAAAAGTTGTTCTATGATTATTTTTCACAACTCCATACTCTGTTCCCAACTCTTGAGATGCAGTCATCCTAAACATGGGATAGGTATTGAGAAAAAGTGCTCCTCTACTGAACTCATAATTCAAAGTCTAAGAGGTCTGACACAAGGTTCTAATACTAAGAGGGACAGGGGGTTCTAATACTAAGAGGGACAGGGGGTTCTAATACTAAGAAGGACAGGGGGTTATAATACTAAGAGGGACAGGGGGTTATAATACTAAGAAGGACAGGGGGTTATAATACTAAGAAGGACAGGGGGTTATAATATTAAGAAGGACAGGGGGTTATAATACTAAGACGGACAGGGGGTTATAATACTAAGAGGGACAGGGGGTTATAATACTAAGAGGGACAGGGGGTTATAATACTAAGAGGGACAGGGGGTTATAATACTAAGAAGGACAGGGGGTTATAATACTAAGAGGGACAGGGGGTTATAATACTAAGAGGGACAGGGGGTTATAATACTAAGAAGGACAGGGGGTTATAATATTAAGAAGCACAGGGGGTTCTAATACTAAGAAGGACAGGGGGTTATAATACTAAGAGGGACAgggggttataatactaatacAAAATACATGGATCATTTAAAAAAGATagtgatactgtatatctgtggAAAATGGTCCAGATTCAACTATAAGAAAATATGTAAAGACAACCTCCTATAAGAAACATGGTAAATACCTGGTCCCCGTTCCATCACTCCGTCCATGGTAAACACAGGTACACTGGGAAGGACAGAAGGAATGGGCCACACTGAAGCAGCACAGGAAGACATGGGCGTAGAGAAGAAGATGCATGGTTCACCAAATCAACCAAACACGATCACACCACAAGGtcaagagaaagaggagaggaaaagacaTCTGAATTCAGGTAGAAAGGTTGAACAAAAATAATTCTCGTCTTTTGTAGAGAGGAAAAAATATGAATAGTCCCAAAGTCCCGCATGCATAAGAAGTGCTTACAGGTGACCCATCGTTAGgatgggagaagggggaggggaggacagTAAGGCCAGATTAGTGGAGGATTTCACAGGGCTGACTAGGTCACGCAAGCCAGGACAGGGAGGATAGAAATCAGCCTTGGGGACACAAACACTAATCGTCTAGCACACTTGGCGGGGAGGTTTCCCCTTACCCGATCCCCTGGatacccccacacacccacagctTTCATCGCCCCAGACTACCAATACCTAACCCCCCTTCATCACCCCAGTCCACCCAGCCCTAACCCCCCTTAACACACACCCACAGCCTTCATCAACCCAGTCCACCCAGCCCTAACCCCCCTTCATCACCCCAGTCCACCCAGCCCTAACCCCCCTTCACACAACCACAGCCTTCATCAACCCAGTCCACCTAGCCcagacctccctccctcccacacacacactcccaccacTGTTTTCTCCTCCCTTAACGCTCTTCTAACCTTTACTGGTATGGCACTAGCCCTACCCTTGCTGACACTGGGCTGGGCCTTTTCCTAAGAGTTGCGTGAGGGATCTCCGAGTGACCCAAGGCTGCAAGCTGTAGTCTGGGGCGTGATTTATCTCCTCATGGAGGGGACCGGAGTGGAGGGGTTGGGGGTGACCGGGGTGGCGTGGGAAGAAtggcattgtatgctgtagcgttaagatttcccttcactggaacgcagaggcctagcctgaaccataaaTAGCAGCCCCacatcattattcctcctccactaaactttacagttggcactatgcattggcacaggtagcgttctcctggcatccaccgtAACCCAAATTCGTCAGtcagactaccagatggtgaagcgtgattcatcactccagagaacacgtttccactgctgcGGAGTcaaatggcggcgagctttacaccactccacccgacgcttggcattgcgcctGGTGATATTAGGCTTGGGTGcggttgctcggccatggaaacccatttcatgaaattCCCGACGAACAGTGCTGACATTGCCTctagaagcagtttggaactcggtagtgttgcaactgaggacaggcgatttttacgtgctatgcgcttcagcaatctgcggtcccattctgtgagcttgtgtggcctaccacttcgcggctcagccgttgctgctcctagacgtttccatttcataataacagcacttacagttgacctgggcatCTCTAGCAGGCCCGAAaattgatgaactgacttgt includes the following:
- the lrit3a gene encoding leucine-rich repeat, immunoglobulin-like domain and transmembrane domain-containing protein 3a, which gives rise to MHLLLYAHVFLCCFSVAHSFCPSQCTCVYHGRSDGTGTRSVLCDDPDMSDIPVNVPVDTVKLRVEKTGVRRIPTEAFYYLNDLRYLWITYNSISSVDAAAFYNLKVLHELRLDGNLISTFPWESLKEMPSLRTLDLHNNRLTSVAMEAIPYLVNITYLDISSNKLTTLSSDLVDIWPPFNGMPVSSSLSQKVVLGIQDNPWICDCRISKLIELSKMSDTSVVLMDQFLSCSGPENLAGVMFQRAELDQCLKPSVMMSATKITASLGSNVLLRCDATGYPTPTLIWTTSDGSPVNNTVVQESPGEGVRWSIISLNGISYKDDGEYSCKAKNFAGNAEAAISLSVAGYVATTMPPQRSNGEAGGNSPSTTSSAPSTDFSNSPSTLITTTTPATTTLPPVPTKKKLMPSNVQQKAPPKPSKIQQGSDRMLAADQSKKKDASKSVQDLEIVEETADSAVLLWTADGLPSDAPLTVVYSTYDDEDDSKRTMDTDAGSGKVLLEGLTSGMRYQVCLVAKGSAAGIDPCINFFTLDIVEDDAENQLLMLISGIACAVALPVIGLLVYKILSLYCQGSVPGLDDELSKDTYLKFETLSMKQRTLNANPSELWTHRQTEESQERMLLFSRSSIDSQMTYRSDSSRSEFLC